In Phocoena phocoena chromosome 11, mPhoPho1.1, whole genome shotgun sequence, one DNA window encodes the following:
- the MAGOHB gene encoding protein mago nashi homolog 2: MAMASDFYLRYYVGHKGKFGHEFLEFEFRPDGKLRYANNSNYKNDVMIRKEAYVHKSVMEELKRIIDDSEITKEDDALWPPPDRVGRQELEIVIGDEHISFTTSKIGSLIDVNQSKDPEGLRVFYYLVQDLKCLVFSLIGLHFKIKPI; encoded by the exons ATGGCTATGGCCAGCGATTTCTACCTGCGCTACTATGTAGGGCACAAGGGCAAGTTTGGACACGAGTTTCTGGAATTTGAGTTTCGGCCGGACG GAAAACTTAGATATGCTAACAACAGCAATTATAAAAATGATGTCATGATCAGAAAGGAG GCTTATGTACACAAGAGTGTAATGGAAGAACTGAAGAGAATTATTGATGACAGTGAAATTACAAAAGAAGATGATGCTTTGTGGCCTCCCCCTGACAGGGTTGGCCGGCAG gagcTTGAAATTGTAATTGGAGATGAACACATTTCTTTTACCACATCAAAAATAGGTTCTCTTATTGATGTCAATCAGTCAAA ggatCCTGAAGGCCTTCGAGTATTTTACTATTTGGTACAGGACCTGAAATGTTTAGTTTTTAGTCTTATTGGATTACATTTCAAGATTAAACCAATCTAA